In the genome of Raphanus sativus cultivar WK10039 chromosome 4, ASM80110v3, whole genome shotgun sequence, one region contains:
- the LOC108852387 gene encoding uncharacterized protein LOC108852387 — protein MAKFPLGICLMFMITTSTIYEVQGHFLLDHYLTKIPKLSSEFEPFAFKGINSFIDHLEGLCPLKADYKEFFTKLKDFMAFINSASGSSSEFHSQLKTKSEELFKAITKMGGKAGPSAHTSKLIECLMSMGKTLAEYKRSGSQTLTSEQKTELVSSMSKWAQVIGQFVKSVTEKSGGGNIDLKSLGCGGGTSVNVASSMRAAGSTGSSEASSSMQGESSAEAGSTAEAGSTAGAGSGAGDGETPGAAGPSGSPTDVSSAESGESSKDESSKDERSKDESSKDKSSKDESSNKDESSKDEKDESSKDEKDEKDGSSKDEKDESSKDESSKDESSKDEKDESSKDKSSKDESSKDESSKGESSKDESSKEESSKGESSKDGSSTGSEESSKGASGASSNEESSTETQSETGAESGASAGAPSGGPTSGDAGAGGPSGSSSDMSAGGATGSTSGSGSATSTQTSAEGESAMNSGASFSDTTGGSGTEAPASSPSGSASASGSSEASSLSGDSSLQAGSSSTGAASGSATDVSAQGESSMKGSIATQKSSASYKKSHKESSDQSSFKHSSQEIKAGSSSN, from the exons ATGGCAAAATTTCCATTAGGAATATGTCTAATGTTTATGATAACAACAAGTACCATATATGAAGTGCAGGGACATTTTTTATTAGACCATTACTTGACGAAAATTCCTAAATTATCCAGCGAGTTCGAACCTTTCGCTTTCAAGggtataaatagttttatagacCACCTTGAAGGTTTATGTCCCCTGAAGGCGGACTACAAGGAGTTCTTCACAAAGCTGAAGGATTTCATGGCCTTCATAAACTCAGCTTCAGGGTCGTCTTCAGAGTTTCATTCTCAGTTGAAAACAAAATCTGAAGAGCTCTTCAAGGCTATCACTAAAATGGGTGGCAAAGCAGGACCATCG GCACATACAAGCAAATTGATAGAATGTTTGATGTCCATGGGAAAAACTTTGGCTGAGTACAAGAGGAGTGGTTCACAAACACTGACAAGTGAACAAAAGACAGAGCTGGTCTCATCAATGTCGAAATGGGCACAAGTGATCGGTCAGTTTGTGAAATCCGTAACTGAGAAGAGTGGTGGCGGTAATATTGATCTCAAATCCCTTGGCTGTGGAGGTGGAACCTCGGTCAACGTCGCTTCCTCCATGAGAGCAGCTGGAAGCACTGGTAGCAGTGAAGCTTCAAGCTCCATGCAAGGTGAAAGCTCTGCTGAGGCCGGAAGTACAGCTGAGGCTGGAAGTACAGCTGGTGCCGGTAGTGGAGCGGGTGATGGTGAAACTCCTGGTGCTGCTGGCCCCAGTGGAAGCCCAACTGATGTTAGCTCAGCTGAATCAGGAGAAAGTTCCAAGGATGAAAGCTCTAAGGATGAAAGGTCCAAAGATGAAAGCTCCAAAGACAAAAGTTCCAAAGATGAAAGCTCCAACAAAGATGAAAGCTCCAAAGATGAAAAGGATGAAAGCTCCAAAGATGAAAAGGATGAAAAGGATGGAAGCTCCAAAGATGAAAAGGATGAAAGCTCCAAGGATGAAAGCTCCAAAGATGAAAGCTCCAAAGATGAAAAGGATGAAAGCTCTAAGGATAAAAGTTCCAAAGATGAAAGCTCAAAGGATGAAAGTTCCAAGGGTGAAAGCTCAAAGGATGAAAGCTCCAAGGAAGAAAGTTCCAAAGGTGAAAGCTCCAAAGATGGAAGCTCAACTGGATCAGAAGAAAGTTCCAAGGGTGCTAGTGGTGCAAGCTCTAATGAAGAAAGCTCTACTGAGACCCAAAGTGAAACTGGTGCCGAAAGTGGAGCATCTGCCGGTGCCCCGAGTGGAGGTCCAACCTCTGGCGATGCTGGTGCTGGTGGTCCAAGCGGAAGTTCATCTGATATGTCGGCAGGAGGAGCAACCGGAAGCACTTCAGGCAGTGGGAGTGCAACTTCGACTCAAACCTCTGCCGAAGGAGAAAGTGCAATGAATAGCGGAGCTTCTTTCTCGGACACTACAGGTGGTAGCGGCACGGAAGCTCCCGCCAGTAGCCCCTCTGgttcagcttcagcttcaggTAGTAGTGAAGCCTCCTCCTTAAGTGGAGACTCATCTTTGCAAGCTGGAAGTTCATCCACCGGTGCCGCAAGCGGAAGTGCAACTGATGTCTCCGCCCAAGGAGAGAGTTCGATGAAGGGAAGCATCGCAACTCAAAAAAGTTCTGCTAGCTACAAGAAGTCACACAAAGAATCCTCAGACCAGAGCAGCTTCAAGCATTCCTCACAGGAGATAAAAGCCGGCTCTTCTTCAAATTAA